The following are encoded together in the Conger conger chromosome 11, fConCon1.1, whole genome shotgun sequence genome:
- the LOC133139867 gene encoding transcriptional activator MN1-like, producing MFGLEQFGSQISSRNAGPGDRNLNQPRVNMSSHYKGPGFHAGGPPAGAVEPGIGSLNESPMLGLNMNMNGEAFSFHGRGHADMHAAPQPQQQQQQSASMHGFFGNQQPHHGSGHPHGHHPHPHHQHHPHFGGSFGGGPDPGASCLHGGRMLGYNASGMGPQQQGFTEGFDPLAEAGQSGDGFTPPQQPQRSAGNIPDFQHHAPPSGGSHGVPAPCLPLDQSPNRAASFHGLPSSSETHGLEPRRLPPPQSSVDGLDYSSYPGEPPASGHFDVPVFSPSESESQQHPHYGAGRQVTGGNFPGNNPGIARATGMPGISKGQQQQQQQQHGVFFERFGGGRKMSVGMEPGMRHPIMQQQQAGLLARQNSCPPSLPRPPQSDSGSSNPGLQDGMMPGQHNQFEYPIHRLENRTLHPYGDPMFGLQPPPQQGPPAPPPQPPNQRLQHFDAPYLSMAKRPRFDFPSGHGGGEGCGAWNGGGMESHLSPSAYPDFTPPVPDAFPPPGPPQLQHGGPEAQSLQQRQNAALMMKQMASRSQQQRMRPQPHTPPSLQQLGHHGDALGAVNMPPPQPSFERENGARMVAGFDAQNHPPHMSQENAWFSGPPHQPGPGDMMAPRRMGGPGGVGGDEMGLPPQNGSSGMMYRNAAGVNGMGMPDPGMRLPGDGHVQALHSPGLHSQFGNNLGSLSQMQSPGAGGVGHPSANSDRRPPDFSAPQSSFPYGGGNNPNRQGPPQHPHGNPPGVNTSPGSYAAQSEFPQGQRSSSKLGALSLGNFSKTSAKDNVFGQSCLAALSTACQNMIASLGAPNLNVTFNKKSQSEGKRKLSPASEQDGSNGNIGGTGPEYFPGSGGSASQNGCQIPGGNGGGKSAGQSQGESSALSPNYSMDVPQGSEGKSATGNGNGRGRGRRKRDSGHVSPGIFFSSDSGGNAVVSPSPAAGTPSSGMGERGGGGGGTPHDKPLTPPSWGKGGGGDLLLGDQPDLMLSLDSGIQSVAKSDGSSPRTEFPDEVGGHHYGNEDEVSSSSDHGCGGGAAGGPKAGRSPLLAGSPKLPRVDHGLLNGQKSTLGMGIGNLSTSTADGYGSGGGGGGAGTPGLEQVRPPSSTPGSDEVHPLEILQAQIQLQRQQFSISEDQPLATKAGGKKGSPECPGAGGEAELAGCSPPDAGQGSVGTIDLDTLMAEQHAAWYVPGEKALLDGPDSDKTAAPWEKTKSLSNGKEGADLSQSKGGPGAPGGASHMQCLSVHCTDELGDNKGRGGPVSSWRSLHSDISNRFGTFVAALT from the coding sequence ATGTTTGGGCTGGAACAGTTTGGTTCTCAGATCAGTAGCAGAAACGCTGGCCCGGGAGACAGAAATTTAAACCAGCCGAGAGTCAACATGAGTTCCCACTACAAGGGCCCCGGTTTTCACGCAGGCGGGCCGCCGGCGGGCGCCGTGGAACCGGGCATCGGTTCGCTGAACGAGTCGCCAATGCTGGGGCTCAACATGAACATGAACGGAGAAGCGTTCAGTTTTCACGGGCGAGGCCACGCCGACATGCACGCGGCTCCACagccgcagcagcagcagcagcaatcGGCTTCGATGCACGGCTTCTTCGGCAACCAACAACCTCACCACGGCAGCGGCCATCCCCACGGACACCACCCGCACCCCCACCATCAGCACCACCCGCACTTTGGAGGCTCTTTCGGGGGCGGGCCGGACCCTGGGGCGTCCTGCCTGCACGGAGGCCGGATGCTGGGCTATAACGCAAGCGGCATGGGGCCGCAGCAGCAGGGCTTCACGGAGGGTTTCGACCCTCTGGCGGAGGCCGGCCAGTCGGGCGACGGCTTCACTCCTCCTCAGCAGCCGCAGCGGTCGGCAGGGAACATTCCGGACTTTCAGCACCACGCCCCCCCCTCCGGAGGCAGCCACGGCGTCCCcgccccctgcctgcccctgGACCAGTCCCCGAATCGGGCCGCATCCTTCCAcggcctcccctcctcctcggAGACCCACGGGTTGGAGCCACGGCGCCTGCCCCCGCCCCAGAGCAGCGTGGACGGACTGGACTACAGCAGCTACCCCGGGGAGCCCCCGGCCTCCGGACACTTCGACGTTCCCGTTTTCTCCCCCTCCGAATCCGAGTCCCAGCAGCACCCTCACTACGGGGCAGGAAGGCAGGTGACTGGGGGCAACTTCCCTGGCAACAACCCCGGCATCGCCCGAGCAACGGGAATGCCGGGAATCTCCAAAGgacagcaacagcagcaacagcaacaacatggCGTCTTCTTCGAGAGGTTCGGGGGCGGCAGGAAGATGTCCGTGGGGATGGAACCGGGGATGAGACATCCCATAATGCAACAGCAGCAGGCCGGCTTGCTGGCGCGGCAGAACTCTTGCCCCCCGTCCTTGCCGCGGCCCCCCCAGTCCGATTCGGGCTCCTCGAACCCTGGTCTGCAGGACGGTATGATGCCTGGGCAGCATAACCAGTTTGAGTACCCCATCCACCGTCTGGAGAACCGGACCCTGCACCCCTACGGAGACCCCATGTTCGGCCTGCAGCCCCCGCCACAACAggggcccccggccccccctccGCAGCCCCCCAACCAGAGGCTGCAGCACTTCGACGCGCCCTACCTGAGCATGGCCAAGCGGCCCCGCTTCGATTTCCCCAGCGGCCACGGCGGCGGAGAAGGCTGCGGGGCCTGGAACGGGGGCGGGATGGAGAGCCACCTCTCGCCCTCGGCCTACCCAGACTTCACCCCTCCCGTGCCGGACGCGTTCCCCCCGCCGGGCCCCCCCCAGCTGCAGCACGGGGGCCCCGAGGCGCAGTCGCTGCAGCAGCGGCAGAACGCGGCGCTGATGATGAAGCAGATGGCCTCCCGCAGCCAGCAGCAGCGCATGCGGCCgcagccccacaccccccccagccTGCAGCAGCTGGGTCACCACGGCGACGCCCTGGGCGCGGTCAACATGCCCCCTCCTCAGCCCAGCTTCGAGCGGGAGAACGGGGCGCGGATGGTGGCCGGCTTCGACGCCCAGAACCACCCTCCCCACATGAGTCAGGAGAACGCCTGGTTCTCCGGACCCCCCCACCAGCCGGGGCCGGGGGACATGATGGCCCCCCGCAGGATGGGGGGTCCCGGGGGGGTCGGGGGCGACGAGATGGGCCTGCCGCCCCAGAACGGCTCGTCGGGAATGATGTACCGGAATGCCGCTGGAGTGAACGGGATGGGAATGCCGGATCCCGGGATGCGGTTGCCGGGCGACGGGCACGTCCAGGCATTGCACTCCCCTGGCCTGCACTCGCAGTTCGGGAATAACCTGGGCAGTCTGTCGCAGATGCAGTCCCCTGGAGCCGGGGGGGTCGGACACCCCAGCGCCAATTCCGACCGGAGACCGCCTGACTTCTCTGCACCCCAATCCTCTTTTCCCTACGGAGGGGGGAACAACCCAAACCGGCAGGGGCCTCCTCAACACCCCCACGGAAACCCCCCAGGGGTCAACACCTCCCCAGGAAGCTACGCCGCTCAGTCCGAGTTCCCCCAGGGCCAGCGTTCTTCCAGTAAACTGGGAGCGCTGTCTCTCGGGAATTTCAGCAAAACCAGCGCTAAAGACAACGTGTTCGGACAGAGCTGCCTCGCCGCCCTCTCCACGGCCTGCCAGAACATGATCGCTAGCCTGGGGGCGCCCAACCTCAACGTGACCTTCAACAAGAAGAGCCAGAGCGAGGGCAAGCGCAAGCTGAGTCCGGCCTCGGAGCAGGACGGCAGCAACGGGAACATCGGCGGCACCGGCCCGGAATATTTCCCGGGCTCCGGCGGCTCCGCTTCCCAGAACGGATGCCAGATTCCGGGCGGGAATGGCGGCGGTAAGTCTGCGGGACAAAGCCAGGGGGAATCCAGTGCCCTCTCCCCAAACTACAGCATGGACGTTCCCCAGGGGAGCGAGGGGAAATCGGCAACAGGGAATGGgaacgggagagggagggggaggagaaaaCGAGACAGCGGACATGTGAGCCcaggaatttttttttcctctgactCCGGCGGTAATGCTGTGGTGAGCCCCAGCCCGGCGGCGGGAACACCGTCCTCGggaatgggggagagggggggagggggcgggggtacGCCCCACGATAAGCCCCTCACTCCCCCGTCCTGGGGGAAGGGAGGCGGGGGCGACCTGTTGCTCGGCGACCAGCCCGACCTGATGTTGTCGCTCGACAGCGGGATCCAGAGCGTCGCCAAGTCCGACGGGAGCTCGCCGAGGACGGAGTTCCCGGACGAGGTGGGGGGTCATCACTACGGCAACGAGGACGAGGTGTCCTCCAGCTCGGACCACGGGTGCGGGGGGGGCGCGGCGGGGGGGCCCAAGGCCGGCCGCAGCCCTCTGCTCGCCGGCTCCCCGAAACTCCCGAGGGTCGACCACGGCCTGCTCAACGGGCAGAAGAGCACGCTGGGAATGGGCATCGGCAACCTCTCTACCTCTACGGCCGACGGCTACGGGagcggcgggggcgggggcggggcgggcaCACCTGGGCTGGAGCAGGTGCGCCCCCCCTCCAGCACCCCGGGCTCTGACGAGGTCCACCCCCTGGAGATCCTCCAGGCCCAGATCCAGCTTCAGCGGCAGCAGTTCAGCATCTCGGAAGACCAGCCGCTCGCCACCAAGGCCGGCGGGAAAAAGGGGTCGCCGGAATGCCCGGGCGCGGGCGGGGAGGCCGAGCTGGCCGGCTGCAGCCCCCCCGACGCGGGACAGGGGTCTGTGGGCACCATCGACCTCGACACGCTCATGGCGGAGCAGCACGCCGCCTGGTACGTGCCCGGCGAAAAGGCCCTGCTGGACGGGCCTGACAGCGACAAGACCGCAGCACCCTGGGAAAAGACCAAGAGCCTGAGCAACGGCAAAGAAG